One Pyxicephalus adspersus chromosome 3, UCB_Pads_2.0, whole genome shotgun sequence genomic window carries:
- the HSD17B1 gene encoding 17-beta-hydroxysteroid dehydrogenase type 1 produces MEKRVVLITGCSSGIGLGLAVLLASDSRQRFKVYATMRDLSKKERLLECVRDCHVDTFEILQMDVTDQQSVVGTIEKIKEQRVDILVCNAGIGLMGPLECHNYDTIKKIFDVNLFGTISTIQAFLPGMKQRRSGQIIVSASVGGLQGIPFNDVYCASKFAVEGFCESLAIVLQHFNVHVSLIECGPVNTNFMNKLQNEQSVSNSQLQNVDSNTCALYAQYLQHCQAIFQDVAQDTDEILEVFMEAIEAQVPSLRYFTTQFFMPLTKLKLSCASGSEYIHAMHKFVFSESKPKEVRP; encoded by the exons ATGGAGAAGAGAGTGGTTCTGATCACAGGATGTTCTTCAGGAATTGGCCTGGGTTTAGCTGTACTTCTCGCCTCAGACTCCCGCCAGAGATTTAAAG TCTATGCCACTATGCGCGACCTTTCTAAGAAAGAACGACTGCTGGAGTGCGTACGTGACTGCCATGTTGACACCTTTGAGATCTTACAGATGGATGTCACAGACCAGCAGTCTGTGGTGGGCACTATCGAGAAGATCAAAGAGCAACGAGTAGACATTCTTG tatgcaATGCTGGTATTGGTTTAATGGGTCCCCTGGAATGTCACAATTATGACACCATAAAGAAAATCTTTGACGTGAACTTGTTTGGGACCATTAGCACCATCCAAGCCTTCCTCCCGGGAATGAAGCAGAGAAGATCTGGACAGATCATTGTTTCGGCCAGTGTTGGGGGGCTGCAAG GTATCCCATTCAATGATGTGTACTGTGCCAGTAAATTTGCTGTGGAAGGTTTCTGTGAGAGTCTGGCTATTGTTCTTCAGCATTTTAATGTTCA tGTAAGTCTCATTGAGTGTGGTCCAGTGAACACCAATTTTATGAACAAACTCCAAAATGAACAATCAGTCAGTAACAGCCAACTTCAGAATGTGGACAGCAACACCTGTGCCCTGTATGCCCAGTACCTTCAACACTGCCAGGCCATCTTCCAAGATGTGGCTCAGGATACAGATGAAATCTTAGAG gTGTTTATGGAAGCCATTGAGGCTCAGGTCCCATCACTCCGATATTTCACCACCCAGTTTTTTATGCCACTTACAAAGCTGAAGTTATCATGTGCAAGTGGATCAGAGTATATCCACGCTATGCACAAGTTTGTGTTTTCTGAGTCAAAGCCAAAGGAAGTAAGACCATGA